The Microscilla marina ATCC 23134 genome includes a region encoding these proteins:
- a CDS encoding SO2930 family diheme c-type cytochrome produces MRYQITKKVSLLALSVFVFAVTLGHTWVPYSTKLPESYQIKLSAYGFFKGKLADLQPVNGVVPYTLNTPLFSDYAQKVRFIKLPQGKKTSYNAKEVFDFPVGTILIKNFFYPIDERSPAKGKRLVETRLLIHEASGWKALPYVWNDEQTDALLEIAGETKQVSWIDKKGKNRHLGYMIPNMNQCKGCHVRGKKMMPIGPSARQLNGKLTYSNHKKINQLLYWQKTGMLQGLPALSQVPKAPVWNDPSTGDLNARARIWLDINCGHCHRPDGPANTSGLFLYIHEQNMAKLGVYKSPIAAGRAAQYAKYDILPGEPNQSLIVTRLEATDPGIRMPELGRQMVHQESIKLLKQWIKRLNK; encoded by the coding sequence ATGCGCTATCAAATCACAAAAAAAGTTTCTCTCTTAGCCCTTAGTGTCTTTGTGTTTGCTGTAACCCTTGGGCATACCTGGGTTCCTTACTCGACAAAGCTTCCGGAAAGTTATCAAATAAAGCTTTCAGCGTATGGCTTCTTTAAGGGTAAACTAGCTGATTTGCAGCCAGTCAATGGAGTGGTTCCTTATACACTTAATACACCTCTTTTTTCTGATTACGCCCAAAAAGTACGCTTTATAAAACTGCCCCAAGGCAAAAAAACCAGCTATAATGCCAAAGAAGTCTTTGACTTTCCGGTAGGGACTATTCTTATCAAAAATTTCTTTTACCCTATAGATGAACGCTCTCCGGCAAAAGGTAAACGCCTGGTGGAAACTCGCTTACTGATCCATGAAGCAAGCGGCTGGAAAGCTTTACCTTATGTTTGGAATGATGAACAAACTGATGCTTTACTTGAAATTGCGGGCGAAACCAAGCAAGTAAGCTGGATAGATAAAAAAGGAAAAAATCGCCATCTAGGATATATGATTCCTAATATGAATCAGTGCAAAGGGTGTCATGTACGGGGCAAAAAAATGATGCCAATTGGCCCCAGTGCCCGTCAGTTGAATGGTAAATTAACATATAGTAATCACAAAAAAATAAATCAACTGCTGTACTGGCAAAAAACAGGGATGCTACAAGGCCTACCTGCATTAAGTCAGGTGCCCAAAGCTCCTGTATGGAATGATCCTTCTACAGGAGATCTCAACGCCCGTGCCCGTATTTGGTTAGACATCAATTGTGGGCATTGCCACCGTCCGGATGGGCCTGCCAACACCTCTGGCTTATTTTTATATATCCACGAACAAAATATGGCAAAGCTTGGGGTATATAAATCTCCTATTGCCGCAGGCAGAGCCGCACAGTATGCTAAATATGACATACTACCAGGAGAACCTAATCAATCTTTAATCGTGACCCGTCTTGAAGCTACTGATCCTGGAATAAGAATGCCCGAATTAGGAAGACAAATGGTACACCAGGAAAGTATTAAGTTACTCAAACAATGGATAAAAAGGCTTAACAAGTAA